In Brassica rapa cultivar Chiifu-401-42 chromosome A06, CAAS_Brap_v3.01, whole genome shotgun sequence, a single window of DNA contains:
- the LOC103873500 gene encoding BAHD acyltransferase BIA1-like isoform X2, producing MTLKMELVGEEVIKPSSPTPNHLQSLHLSLFDQFLPPTYQTVVLFYDKESEFDQKNLKEHIIGTNLIQRLKSSLSHTLTNFYPLAGRIHGVTVDCNDEGVLFTEARTDVPLSDFLGNPRYDLLQQLIAPSKVSDPGMWPLLRVKVSFFRNSGFAVAVCVSHKICDTTSLGMFICDWTNAAKGNVLAVNPTFELPIFYPPADLSINLPPTMERASTLTKRFVFGSAKIKELKSKASSKLVTHATRNEATTALLLKCMMKASRSKADAIITQTMDLRARIPSNFLSGKSIGNLFFLPTLKENTEKEIELHDMVFKLRNNKKELDELIKEDSDEVGERLMSAMLSRLYEMSPEMETFVVTSWCRMPFYGANFGLGTPVWVAADSIDKTQVVLVDANDGEGIEAWVTLPEDDMFAFEHDKELLDVAST from the exons ATGACACTGAAGATGGAATTAGTCGGTGAAGAAGTAAtcaaaccatcttcaccaacacCTAATCATCTCCAAAGTcttcatctttctctctttgATCAATTTCTTCCACCAACATACCAGACCGTTGTTTTGTTCTACGACAAAGAATCtgaatttgatcaaaaaaatctaaaagaacaTATAATAGGAACGAATTTGATCCAGAGGCTAAAGAGCTCTCTCTCACACACTCTCACTAATTTCTACCCGCTCGCTGGACGGATCCATGGCGTTACCGTTGATTGTAACGACGAAGGAGTTCTGTTTACTGAGGCAAGAACGGATGTACCTCTCTCGGATTTCCTAGGTAACCCTCGATATGATTTGCTTCAGCAACTGATAGCCCCTTCGAAAGTCTCGGATCCAG GCATGTGGCCGTTGTTGCGAGTGAAGGTCAGTTTCTTTAGAAACAGCGGATTTGCGGTTGCGGTTTGCGTTTCACACAAAATCTGCGACACAACTTCTTTGGGGATGTTTATTTGCGACTGGACTAATGCCGCAAAAGGAAACGTTTTGGCCGTAAATCCCACTTTTGAATTGCCCATTTTCTACCCTCCTGCTGATCTTTCTATCAATCTCCCACCGACTATGGAACGAGCCAGTACCTTGACAAAGAGATTCGTCTTTGGTTCCGCCAAGATTAAAGAACTCAAAAGCAAAGCCTCAAGCAAACTTGTGACACACGCTACCCGTAACGAGGCAACCACGGCCCTACTCTTGAAATGTATGATGAAGGCAAGTCGATCAAAAGCAGACGCTATTATAACACAGACCATGGATTTGCGGGCTCGCATTCCTTCTAATTTCTTGTCAGGTAAGTCAATAGGTAACTTATTCTTTTTACCTACTTTAAAAGAGAACACAGAGAAGGAGATTGAACTACATGATATGGTCTTCAAGCTAAGGAATAATAAGAAGGAACTCGATGAGTTAATCAAAGAAGATTCAGATGAGGTGGGTGAGAGGCTCATGAGCGCGATGTTGAGTAGGTTATATGAGATGAGTCCTGAGATGGAGACATTTGTAGTGACTAGCTGGTGTAGAATGCCCTTTTACGGGGCGAATTTTGGGTTGGGAACTCCAGTTTGGGTCGCGGCTGATTCTATCGACAAGACGCAGGTTGTGTTGGTCGATGCAAATGATGGTGAAGGAATTGAAGCTTGGGTTACATTACCTGAAGACGACATGTTTGCGTTCGAACATGACAAGGAATTGCTCGATGTTGCATCTACCTAA
- the LOC103873500 gene encoding BAHD acyltransferase BIA1-like isoform X1 codes for MTLKMELVGEEVIKPSSPTPNHLQSLHLSLFDQFLPPTYQTVVLFYDKESEFDQKNLKEHIIGTNLIQRLKSSLSHTLTNFYPLAGRIHGVTVDCNDEGVLFTEARTDVPLSDFLGNPRYDLLQQLIAPSKVSDPEGMWPLLRVKVSFFRNSGFAVAVCVSHKICDTTSLGMFICDWTNAAKGNVLAVNPTFELPIFYPPADLSINLPPTMERASTLTKRFVFGSAKIKELKSKASSKLVTHATRNEATTALLLKCMMKASRSKADAIITQTMDLRARIPSNFLSGKSIGNLFFLPTLKENTEKEIELHDMVFKLRNNKKELDELIKEDSDEVGERLMSAMLSRLYEMSPEMETFVVTSWCRMPFYGANFGLGTPVWVAADSIDKTQVVLVDANDGEGIEAWVTLPEDDMFAFEHDKELLDVAST; via the exons ATGACACTGAAGATGGAATTAGTCGGTGAAGAAGTAAtcaaaccatcttcaccaacacCTAATCATCTCCAAAGTcttcatctttctctctttgATCAATTTCTTCCACCAACATACCAGACCGTTGTTTTGTTCTACGACAAAGAATCtgaatttgatcaaaaaaatctaaaagaacaTATAATAGGAACGAATTTGATCCAGAGGCTAAAGAGCTCTCTCTCACACACTCTCACTAATTTCTACCCGCTCGCTGGACGGATCCATGGCGTTACCGTTGATTGTAACGACGAAGGAGTTCTGTTTACTGAGGCAAGAACGGATGTACCTCTCTCGGATTTCCTAGGTAACCCTCGATATGATTTGCTTCAGCAACTGATAGCCCCTTCGAAAGTCTCGGATCCAG AAGGCATGTGGCCGTTGTTGCGAGTGAAGGTCAGTTTCTTTAGAAACAGCGGATTTGCGGTTGCGGTTTGCGTTTCACACAAAATCTGCGACACAACTTCTTTGGGGATGTTTATTTGCGACTGGACTAATGCCGCAAAAGGAAACGTTTTGGCCGTAAATCCCACTTTTGAATTGCCCATTTTCTACCCTCCTGCTGATCTTTCTATCAATCTCCCACCGACTATGGAACGAGCCAGTACCTTGACAAAGAGATTCGTCTTTGGTTCCGCCAAGATTAAAGAACTCAAAAGCAAAGCCTCAAGCAAACTTGTGACACACGCTACCCGTAACGAGGCAACCACGGCCCTACTCTTGAAATGTATGATGAAGGCAAGTCGATCAAAAGCAGACGCTATTATAACACAGACCATGGATTTGCGGGCTCGCATTCCTTCTAATTTCTTGTCAGGTAAGTCAATAGGTAACTTATTCTTTTTACCTACTTTAAAAGAGAACACAGAGAAGGAGATTGAACTACATGATATGGTCTTCAAGCTAAGGAATAATAAGAAGGAACTCGATGAGTTAATCAAAGAAGATTCAGATGAGGTGGGTGAGAGGCTCATGAGCGCGATGTTGAGTAGGTTATATGAGATGAGTCCTGAGATGGAGACATTTGTAGTGACTAGCTGGTGTAGAATGCCCTTTTACGGGGCGAATTTTGGGTTGGGAACTCCAGTTTGGGTCGCGGCTGATTCTATCGACAAGACGCAGGTTGTGTTGGTCGATGCAAATGATGGTGAAGGAATTGAAGCTTGGGTTACATTACCTGAAGACGACATGTTTGCGTTCGAACATGACAAGGAATTGCTCGATGTTGCATCTACCTAA